A region of Flavobacterium album DNA encodes the following proteins:
- a CDS encoding DUF5689 domain-containing protein has product MKFSKYLLIGALSAGFLTGCANDDDYDAPVMECINPGLTVTKSVSDILATATATPTQYTQDDIIEAYVTSSDERGAFFKIVSLQTHPTDGSAPIGFSINIDGAGLFTQGFVPGTKVMIKLKDLYYGIDFGSLEIGALFEGQVGRISEQTYKDHIFVNTCEKLEEADLVTHMTVAQALNDANINRLIELDNVEFLEASFGYKLYDESAPTANGNNPQTIGGATNHQLIDQEGNKIVFRTSSFANFSGMKIPEGSGKVRGVLTKFLDTYQFVARYDTDIKLDQPRFTPVENSASALGGTAIAYSGSFTEDFESYTAGLTTFPKYVNDYTTGGRYWQLKSFSNNEYIEMSSFNGAGNQGVTAKTYFFVPVNFDAASTFSFDKEIRYMAGQCLKVYRADAGTYIPRTAFNVANFVDITSQFTGLTYPATGQSQNTFSTAGTYNIPASVTGNGFIVFEYSGGGTVTTTVQIDNISAN; this is encoded by the coding sequence ATGAAATTTTCCAAATACTTATTGATAGGCGCACTTTCGGCAGGTTTTCTTACCGGATGTGCCAATGACGATGATTATGATGCGCCGGTAATGGAATGCATTAACCCGGGACTGACGGTAACAAAATCTGTCTCTGATATTTTAGCCACAGCTACCGCTACACCAACGCAATATACGCAGGATGACATTATCGAAGCTTATGTTACATCAAGTGATGAGCGCGGTGCTTTCTTTAAAATTGTTTCCCTCCAGACACACCCGACGGACGGATCTGCGCCAATCGGTTTCAGTATCAATATTGACGGGGCGGGATTATTTACACAGGGTTTTGTACCGGGTACAAAAGTAATGATCAAGCTTAAAGATCTTTACTATGGTATCGATTTCGGTTCCCTTGAAATTGGTGCTCTATTTGAAGGACAGGTTGGCAGGATTTCTGAGCAAACCTACAAAGACCATATTTTTGTTAACACTTGCGAGAAACTTGAAGAGGCAGACCTGGTAACGCACATGACGGTAGCCCAGGCGCTAAATGATGCTAACATCAACAGGCTTATCGAGCTTGATAATGTAGAGTTCCTCGAGGCTTCTTTCGGATACAAATTATATGACGAAAGCGCACCTACTGCTAATGGTAATAACCCGCAAACCATTGGTGGGGCTACGAACCATCAGCTGATCGACCAGGAAGGCAACAAGATCGTTTTCAGGACAAGCAGCTTTGCTAACTTCTCAGGAATGAAGATCCCTGAAGGTTCAGGAAAAGTAAGGGGTGTACTGACTAAATTCCTGGATACGTACCAGTTTGTAGCACGTTATGACACGGATATCAAATTGGATCAGCCAAGGTTTACACCGGTAGAGAACAGCGCTTCTGCACTGGGCGGTACTGCAATAGCCTATTCCGGATCATTTACCGAGGATTTCGAAAGCTATACGGCAGGCCTTACCACTTTCCCTAAATATGTAAATGACTACACTACCGGCGGAAGGTATTGGCAATTGAAATCATTCTCGAACAATGAATATATCGAGATGTCCTCATTCAACGGTGCGGGCAATCAGGGCGTAACTGCTAAAACGTATTTCTTCGTGCCCGTAAACTTCGATGCTGCCAGCACCTTCTCATTTGATAAGGAAATCCGTTATATGGCAGGCCAGTGCCTTAAAGTTTACCGTGCCGATGCAGGTACTTATATCCCAAGAACAGCTTTCAATGTAGCAAACTTTGTAGATATTACGTCGCAGTTCACCGGGCTTACATACCCTGCGACAGGCCAGTCTCAGAATACTTTCTCAACAGCCGGCACTTACAACATTCCTGCTTCTGTTACAGGAAACGGCTTCATTGTATTTGAATATTCCGGAGGCGGAACAGTTACAACCACTGTACAGATAGATAATATTTCAGCGAACTAA
- a CDS encoding enoyl-CoA hydratase/isomerase family protein, with amino-acid sequence MSITTRPQGSLYTSIQNKIATVEFGHPASNSFPSELLQRLTDELNTLSHNTDVNIIVLKSEGEKAFCAGASFDELLEVSNLEEGAVFFSGFANVINAMRNCSKLIIGRIQGKAVGGGVGLVAACDYALATVESAVKLSEFTIGIGPFVIAPAVERKMGKAALAEMTLAADEWKNAYWAKEKGLYAKVFETISDLDRELDIFTAKFAAYNPEALTAMKHVLWQGTEHWDTLLTDNAKISGKLVLSDFTREALNKFKNK; translated from the coding sequence ATGAGCATTACAACAAGGCCACAGGGCTCACTCTACACTTCAATCCAAAACAAGATAGCAACGGTTGAATTCGGCCACCCGGCCAGCAATTCATTCCCATCAGAATTATTACAGCGGCTTACCGACGAACTGAATACCCTGAGCCATAATACTGATGTAAATATTATCGTTCTGAAAAGCGAGGGCGAGAAAGCGTTTTGCGCCGGTGCGTCGTTTGATGAGCTGCTTGAAGTTTCCAATCTTGAAGAGGGTGCCGTATTCTTTTCCGGATTTGCCAATGTGATCAATGCGATGCGCAATTGCTCCAAGCTCATTATAGGCCGTATACAGGGCAAAGCTGTAGGCGGAGGTGTTGGGCTTGTCGCGGCGTGCGATTATGCCTTAGCGACCGTAGAAAGCGCTGTGAAGCTATCTGAATTTACCATTGGCATAGGCCCGTTCGTTATTGCACCTGCTGTAGAACGTAAAATGGGAAAAGCCGCCCTTGCCGAAATGACACTTGCTGCCGACGAATGGAAAAATGCCTATTGGGCTAAAGAGAAAGGATTGTACGCCAAAGTATTTGAAACCATATCCGATCTTGACAGGGAACTCGATATTTTTACTGCAAAGTTTGCCGCCTATAATCCCGAAGCGCTTACCGCAATGAAACATGTGCTTTGGCAGGGCACAGAACACTGGGATACATTGCTTACTGATAATGCAAAAATCTCGGGGAAGCTTGTGCTCTCTGATTTTACAAGGGAGGCCCTGAACAAATTTAAAAATAAATAA
- a CDS encoding 2OG-Fe(II) oxygenase, which yields MDEQVLNPLYEKVIDGLMEQKYCIADNFFSKEEVLALRASLQAKYEADRFKKSAIGNQANEKVIGAIRGDFILWLDESNADAAESRFFAKLNDFTAYLNRTCFMGINEKEFHYAVYPEGTFYKRHLDTFQNDSRRKLSIVCYLNDEDWKPEYGGELTIYTEEAGSEKAIDIYPVQGRMVVFESQVLEHEVKPVKKERMSITGWLKTRG from the coding sequence ATGGATGAACAGGTGTTAAACCCATTGTATGAAAAGGTCATAGATGGCCTGATGGAGCAGAAATACTGCATTGCAGACAATTTCTTTTCGAAAGAAGAAGTGCTTGCGTTGCGTGCCTCCCTGCAGGCAAAATATGAGGCAGACCGATTTAAGAAATCGGCGATAGGGAACCAGGCCAATGAAAAGGTCATAGGGGCTATACGCGGCGATTTTATCCTGTGGCTGGACGAGAGTAATGCCGATGCCGCCGAAAGCCGCTTTTTCGCAAAACTAAACGATTTTACAGCGTACCTGAACCGCACCTGCTTTATGGGAATAAATGAAAAGGAATTTCATTATGCAGTATATCCCGAAGGGACTTTTTACAAACGCCACCTGGATACGTTCCAGAATGACAGCCGCAGGAAGCTCTCTATAGTGTGTTACCTGAACGACGAGGACTGGAAACCCGAATATGGCGGTGAGCTGACCATTTATACCGAAGAGGCTGGCAGCGAAAAAGCCATCGACATCTACCCGGTACAGGGGCGCATGGTGGTATTTGAAAGCCAGGTGCTGGAACACGAGGTAAAGCCCGTAAAAAAGGAACGGATGAGCATTACAGGATGGCTAAAAACCCGCGGGTGA
- a CDS encoding 6-pyruvoyl trahydropterin synthase family protein, protein MSRIRITKQFTFETGHALYGYDGKCKNVHGHSYKLSVTVIGTPITDSGNVKFGMVIDFGDLKKIVKEEIVDVFDHATVFNQNTPHIELANELKDRGHHVILVDYQPTSENMVIDFADKIKKRLPSSIALHSLKLQETETSFAEWYQSDNQ, encoded by the coding sequence ATGAGCAGGATAAGGATTACGAAACAGTTCACATTTGAAACGGGCCACGCACTTTATGGCTATGATGGCAAATGCAAAAACGTGCACGGCCACAGCTACAAGCTTTCGGTGACTGTTATAGGCACACCTATCACTGACTCCGGCAATGTAAAATTCGGGATGGTAATCGACTTCGGCGACCTCAAAAAGATCGTGAAAGAAGAGATCGTAGATGTTTTTGATCACGCCACGGTATTCAACCAAAACACCCCGCACATCGAGCTTGCAAACGAGCTGAAAGACCGCGGGCACCATGTAATACTTGTAGACTATCAGCCTACCAGCGAAAACATGGTTATCGACTTTGCCGATAAGATAAAAAAACGCCTTCCCTCCTCCATCGCCCTCCATTCCTTAAAGCTCCAGGAAACCGAAACTTCGTTCGCCGAATGGTACCAGAGCGATAACCAGTAG
- a CDS encoding OmpA family protein, protein MKKIYITLSFMLATMAVTAQDNKDLEAADKLYARYEYVDAAKAYEKLDKKDPYVYAQIADSYYNVFNSKEAVKWYPKAIEGSTDAEIYWRYAQMLKAEGKYEEANAQMQKFASMAPGDTRAVEFKKDPNYLPKLRNQAKLFDEKVLDINDKKYGSFGAVLSDDNTLYFTSARNTSRRNYGWSEEPFLDMYTATYNANGTYSEPALLPEVNSRYHDGPASVTADGNTMYFSSESFKERKEYERDRENNLKLGQVWLFRAKKVNGKWGDIEPVPFNNKMWSTGNPAISKDGKTLYFSSDREGTMGGNDIWKVEVNGDSYGEPVNLGPKVNTTGRESFPFITDDNKLYFSSDGHKGFGSLDVFMIDLNKGTDAINVGAPVNGPKDDFAFTFNTKNNIGFFSSNRDGFDKIYSATPLCAVEAIVQVRDKKTLQALPGAKVAILDEKNNVIETRTADAKGMVTYTVDCNRAYGLQGSMEKYSNGTAKVPAGKGPQANVNLDLDPIVVVPDQPVIVLDDVFFEFNKSNITKEGAFVLDNLVETMKKYPELVIMVKSHTDNRGSDKYNMALSNRRAKSTVQYVISKGIAKARISGEGYGESQPKVDCGANCTEEQHAQNRRSEFIIVKK, encoded by the coding sequence ATGAAGAAAATATATATTACACTTAGTTTTATGCTCGCCACCATGGCAGTAACGGCACAGGATAACAAGGACCTTGAGGCAGCCGACAAGCTCTACGCACGCTATGAGTACGTGGACGCGGCAAAAGCTTACGAAAAGCTGGACAAGAAAGACCCTTACGTATACGCCCAGATAGCCGACAGCTACTACAATGTATTCAACAGCAAGGAAGCGGTAAAATGGTACCCTAAAGCCATAGAAGGCAGCACCGATGCCGAGATCTACTGGCGCTATGCCCAGATGCTCAAGGCAGAAGGCAAGTACGAAGAGGCCAACGCACAGATGCAGAAATTTGCATCGATGGCCCCTGGTGATACAAGGGCAGTAGAATTTAAGAAAGACCCGAACTACCTTCCTAAATTAAGGAACCAGGCCAAGCTGTTCGATGAGAAAGTGCTTGACATCAACGATAAGAAATACGGCTCCTTCGGGGCAGTGCTTTCGGATGACAACACGCTGTACTTTACCAGCGCGAGGAATACCTCACGCAGGAACTACGGATGGAGCGAAGAGCCATTCCTTGATATGTACACGGCAACCTACAATGCCAACGGTACCTACAGCGAGCCGGCATTGCTCCCTGAGGTGAACAGCCGCTACCATGACGGCCCGGCCTCGGTAACAGCCGACGGCAACACGATGTATTTCTCGAGCGAAAGCTTCAAGGAGCGCAAAGAGTACGAAAGGGACAGGGAGAACAACCTGAAGCTTGGCCAGGTATGGCTTTTCAGGGCAAAGAAAGTAAACGGCAAATGGGGCGATATCGAGCCGGTACCGTTCAACAATAAAATGTGGTCGACAGGCAACCCTGCCATCAGCAAGGACGGTAAGACATTGTACTTTTCTTCCGACAGGGAAGGCACTATGGGAGGCAACGACATCTGGAAAGTAGAAGTGAACGGCGACAGCTACGGCGAGCCGGTAAACCTTGGGCCAAAAGTGAACACCACAGGAAGGGAAAGCTTCCCGTTCATCACCGATGACAACAAGCTGTACTTCTCCTCCGATGGCCACAAAGGCTTCGGATCATTAGACGTGTTCATGATCGACCTTAACAAAGGCACCGATGCCATCAACGTAGGAGCCCCTGTAAACGGCCCTAAAGATGACTTCGCCTTTACCTTCAACACCAAGAACAATATTGGTTTCTTCTCCTCAAACCGTGACGGCTTTGACAAGATCTACAGCGCGACACCATTATGCGCGGTAGAAGCCATCGTACAGGTAAGGGACAAAAAGACGCTTCAGGCGCTTCCGGGAGCCAAAGTGGCGATACTTGACGAGAAGAACAACGTGATCGAGACCAGGACAGCCGATGCCAAAGGTATGGTAACCTACACTGTAGATTGCAACAGGGCTTACGGGCTTCAGGGCAGCATGGAAAAATACAGCAACGGCACAGCCAAGGTACCTGCAGGCAAAGGGCCGCAGGCTAACGTAAACCTTGACCTTGATCCGATCGTTGTAGTTCCGGACCAGCCGGTGATCGTGCTTGACGATGTCTTCTTTGAATTCAACAAGAGCAACATCACCAAAGAAGGCGCTTTTGTACTGGATAACTTAGTAGAGACAATGAAAAAATACCCTGAGCTTGTAATCATGGTAAAATCGCATACCGATAACCGCGGCAGTGACAAATACAACATGGCGCTGTCTAACCGCAGGGCGAAATCTACGGTACAGTATGTGATCTCCAAAGGCATAGCCAAGGCGCGCATCTCTGGCGAAGGCTATGGCGAGAGCCAGCCTAAGGTGGACTGCGGCGCGAACTGCACAGAAGAGCAGCACGCACAAAACCGCCGTTCAGAGTTCATTATCGTAAAGAAATAG
- a CDS encoding PorP/SprF family type IX secretion system membrane protein, which yields MKKFYLAALLALGGLLDASAQQDPHYTQYMYNMNVINPAYAGSKENLAFGLLYRKQWVDIQDSPSTGTFSGHSPVGKNVGLGLSAIVDQIGPVQETNVYADFSYTLKLGGEHRLALGLKAGATMHNVGLYDDIGNGYVPDPGDPAFQENVNNTYLNIGTGVFYYTQKYYLAFSVPNMLKSKHLEVRPNGQGTAYQFGSEVSHYFLTGGYVFDLTDNLKMKPTFMIKSAFGVDPSIDGSLNFLFFNKFEIGATYRLDDSYGGMVNYAITPNLRIGYAYDHIVSDLKVSTPASHEIMLLFDVNFPKKVSRSPRYF from the coding sequence ATGAAGAAATTTTACCTTGCAGCATTATTAGCTCTTGGAGGACTGCTGGATGCGAGCGCCCAGCAGGATCCGCACTACACGCAGTACATGTACAACATGAACGTGATCAACCCTGCTTATGCGGGCTCGAAGGAAAACCTTGCCTTTGGGTTATTGTACCGCAAGCAGTGGGTAGATATCCAGGACTCCCCGAGCACGGGCACCTTTTCGGGCCACAGCCCTGTTGGCAAGAATGTGGGCCTTGGCTTATCGGCCATCGTCGACCAGATTGGCCCTGTGCAGGAAACCAACGTTTATGCCGACTTCTCCTACACCCTTAAATTAGGCGGCGAGCACAGGCTTGCCCTGGGCTTAAAAGCCGGTGCCACCATGCACAATGTAGGCCTTTATGACGATATCGGCAACGGCTATGTGCCGGACCCGGGTGACCCTGCCTTCCAGGAGAACGTTAACAATACCTACCTGAACATCGGTACAGGTGTTTTCTACTATACCCAGAAATACTACCTTGCCTTCTCGGTGCCGAACATGCTCAAGAGCAAGCACCTTGAAGTGAGGCCAAACGGCCAGGGTACTGCCTACCAGTTCGGATCGGAAGTATCGCATTACTTCTTAACGGGAGGTTATGTATTTGACCTTACCGACAATTTGAAGATGAAGCCAACGTTTATGATCAAGTCGGCCTTTGGGGTAGACCCATCGATCGACGGCTCACTGAACTTTTTGTTCTTCAACAAATTTGAGATAGGCGCAACCTACCGCCTTGACGATTCTTACGGCGGGATGGTGAACTATGCCATTACCCCTAACCTCAGGATCGGCTATGCCTACGACCACATCGTATCAGACCTTAAAGTATCGACTCCTGCCTCGCACGAGATCATGCTGTTGTTTGATGTGAACTTCCCGAAGAAAGTATCCCGTTCCCCACGTTATTTCTAA